Proteins found in one Miscanthus floridulus cultivar M001 chromosome 4, ASM1932011v1, whole genome shotgun sequence genomic segment:
- the LOC136548568 gene encoding putative disease resistance protein RGA4, whose protein sequence is MAPSSLPSSSSMAAMNRDSRSAASSSSSRSFLRHAGGGRRQWGFRWSRRGPRRRGPMPGWRPRVPRGAGSGNTGTGSRKRRVYEGLKQNIASETLKFNNVEYSSKMLNKIFGRLYEMQEIRKMMRADDSKPFTIIPLVGIAGVGKTLLAQYAYSNAEHHQFHHRIWITVSTDFDEVRLLRHMLDFVSKERHDHIQSFARLQDMLISCLKSKTYGTPPCMLPYGTECWLRLYIIIHKALLFSSQPGVSCAFGDENHEGHPSLGIIGMEIAEKLNGNPLAAQTVGTLLRQNLTVDHWNNILKNEKWKSLQISGGIMKALKRSYDFLPMLLQRCFSFVTLFPKGYVFPDRMYLIRYWIAQGFVDHKDRSTKPEDIGKDYLDLLVNYGIIEYNESDERFFMHHLMHDLAFEVSRTEFETINGLDCRDILPTVRHLSIMPPGPYENASHHDDFDKKMKKITSVMRLRSLIIGYHNKHFLREFQSIFKDAESLRSLEIYGKHADIISFMCNLGSCTHLRYLNLGVRVSGNIKFHLYH, encoded by the exons atggcgccgagctcgctGCCGTCCTCCTCGTCCATGGCTGCCATGAACCGTGACAGCAGGTCGGCGGCATCCTCGTCGTCATCGAGGTCGTTCCTCCGGCACGCAGGAGGTGGTCGACGTCAGTGGGGCTTCCGGTGGTCACGACGTGGCCCGCGCCGAAGGGGCCCCATGCCTGGATGGCGCCCAAGGGTGCCGCGCGGAGCAG GTAGCGGAAACACCGGAACGGGTAGCAGAAAAAGGAGAGTATATGAGGGCTTGAAACAGAATATTGCATCTGAAACCCTTAAGTTTAACAATGTTGAATACTCTAGTAAGATGCTG AACAAAATATTTGGCAGGTTGTACGAGATGCAAGAGATCAGGAAGATGATGAGAGCTGATGACTCAAAACCATTTACTATAATACCTTTAGTGGGCATAGCGGGGGTTGGTAAAACACTGCTCGCACAATATGCCTACTCCAATGCAGAACATCATCAGTTTCATCATAGGATATGGATTACCGTGTCTACTGATTTTGATGAAGTGAGACTTCTTAGACACATGCTAGATTTTGTCTCTAAAGAGAGGCATGATCACATACAGAGCTTTGCTAGGCTTCAGGATATGCTTATCAGCTGCTTAAAGTCAAAGACATATGGGACACCACCATGCATGTTGCCATATGGAACAGAGTGCTGGCTCCGGTTATATATTATAATCCACAAGGCACTGTTATTTTCATCACAACCAGGAGTCT CTTGCGCCTTTGGTGATGAAAACCATGAAGGACACCCAAGTCTAGGAATCATTGGTATGGAAATAGCAGAGAAGCTAAATGGAAACCCATTGGCAGCACAAACAGTCGGGACCCTACTAAGACAGAATCTTACCGTGGACCATTGGAACAACATTCTGAAAAATGAAAAATGGAAATCCCTGCAAATCAGTGGAGGAATAATGAAAGCTTTGAAGCGAAGCTATGATTTCCTACCTATGCTGTTGCAACGGTGCTTTAGCTTCGTAACTCTGTTTCCAAAGGGTTATGTCTTCCCTGACAGAATGTATTTGATTAGATACTGGATTGCACAAGGATTTGTGGACCACAAGGATAGAAGTACAAAACCAGAGGATATAGGGAAGGATTATCTTGATCTTTTAGTGAACTATGGCATCATTGAATATAATGAGAGTGATGAACGGTTTTTCATGCATCATCTTATGCATGATTTGGCTTTTGAGGTTTCAAGAACAGAGTTTGAGACTATAAATGGGTTAGACTGCAGAGATATCTTGCCAACTGTACGCCATCTGTCAATAATGCCTCCTGGTCCATATGAAAATGCATCGCATCATGATGATTTtgacaaaaaaatgaaaaaaattacATCAGTGATGAGACTAAGGTCCCTCATCATTGGGTATCATAATAAACATTTTCTCAGAGAATTTCAGAGTATATTCAAAGATGCAGAGAGTCTGCGGTCGCTTGAAATCTATGGAAAGCATGCTGATATTATTTCTTTCATGTGCAACTTGGGAAGCTGTACACATCTTCGGTATCTAAATCTTGGAGTCCGTGTATCTGGCAACATCAAGTTTCATCTGTACCATTGA